From a single Lewinella sp. LCG006 genomic region:
- the smc gene encoding chromosome segregation protein SMC: protein MRLKQLEIKGFKSFANETQVNFSEDVIGIVGPNGSGKSNIVDAIRWVLGEQKSKELRLDQMSSVIFNGTKKKKASGMASVSLTFENTKNLLPTEYNTVTITRMLYRTGESEYRLNGVTCRLMDITSLFLDTGIGSNSYAIIALGMVDDILADKDNSRRKMFEQAAGISKYKIRKKQTLNKLKNTTDDLDRIEDLLYEINGNLSSLEKQAKRAKKYFELKESYKDLSLQLARIKIDDLRARHKVLQQQLTEEEDKYRQYEIDITQLEAGIESERKAHVDKEKALSDRQRDLNNLISQLRNKESDRQMLKQRLQFITQNQEKLTQDIAQAKQRLTQLESQLEDYRGELNAEKRVEARLELELTTAEEKLAQIRASHGSVKANLDSIVGEQQSVEREVFEQEKRRAINQSRMDNFEQQKARNTQDMATREEDMRDLNDRLKALEAKEKEALKDVEALELAEEQRQQKVAESEARLEDLNQRRTKVNRTLDAKRNEYKLTKSMIESLEGFPESIRFLNQNKSWKQDAPLLSDLLYVKEDYRVAIENYLEPYLNYYVVENLEEAYEAIQLLGRSQKGKANFFILDAFKEYLPPAEFLPSGMLFAADLIETEDKYRRLVAYLLEKVLVTEGEDVKAANAGGDWIVLGRSGRFIRRRFSVSGGSVGLFEGKKIGRKKNLEILEKAIAQGEREEQKLSTEYFQEKNDLERLKQQRSQQGIQQARQALNQISQQKVSLLTRLENFQSFMSDMLQKNEQLQADIRRMEEENKEIEAQLAGGQRRVAEIKAQIANTDGSYREIAEELSAASAAFNEKNISFIRQQNRVTALQQELSFREKQLTEINTVRKSNEASLLGSQEEIQNTQTKVDDLEIELQGLYEEKTKREAGLTAAEQAYFEARGGINELEDKLRKVGRLRQDAQILINQLKDKFSSVKFDISTVAQRLRIEFSIDVNEFINQEAEIDEQVEKMDPTELELKVERMKSRIDNYGEINPMAVEAYDEMKERFDTITTQREDIVAAKDSLIQTIKEIEETATVQFLDAFDKARIYFIDVFRSLFTEDDNCDLILLEPENPLESKIEIVAKPKGKRPQSISQLSGGEKTLTATALLFALYLLKPAPFCIFDEVDAPLDDANITKFNRIIKKFSKESQFIIVTHNKLTMEAVDTIYGVFTNEKEGSGVLPVEFSELDGSGFFKAAQTT, encoded by the coding sequence ATGCGGTTGAAACAACTAGAAATAAAGGGTTTTAAAAGTTTCGCCAACGAAACTCAGGTCAACTTCTCTGAAGATGTGATCGGTATCGTAGGGCCTAACGGAAGTGGTAAATCAAATATCGTTGATGCCATTCGTTGGGTACTAGGGGAGCAGAAGAGTAAAGAATTGCGCCTTGACCAAATGTCGAGTGTGATTTTTAATGGCACCAAGAAGAAGAAAGCTTCCGGGATGGCATCGGTTTCCCTGACCTTTGAAAACACGAAGAACCTTCTCCCTACAGAATACAACACCGTTACCATCACCCGGATGCTGTACCGAACGGGGGAGAGCGAGTACCGCCTCAATGGCGTTACCTGCCGATTGATGGACATTACCAGTCTGTTTTTGGACACCGGAATTGGCTCCAACTCTTATGCCATCATTGCCTTGGGGATGGTAGATGATATCTTGGCAGACAAGGACAATTCCCGCCGTAAAATGTTTGAGCAAGCGGCAGGTATTTCCAAATACAAAATTCGTAAAAAGCAGACCCTCAATAAATTGAAGAATACAACGGATGATCTCGACCGGATCGAAGACCTGTTGTACGAAATCAATGGCAACCTGAGTTCACTCGAAAAACAGGCCAAGCGTGCCAAGAAGTATTTCGAACTAAAGGAAAGCTACAAAGACCTCAGTTTGCAATTGGCCCGAATAAAAATTGATGACCTAAGGGCCAGACACAAAGTGCTCCAGCAGCAACTTACCGAAGAAGAAGACAAATACCGGCAATACGAAATTGATATTACCCAGCTAGAAGCCGGGATAGAGTCGGAACGCAAAGCCCACGTAGATAAAGAAAAAGCACTTTCTGATCGTCAGCGAGACTTGAATAATCTCATCAGTCAGTTGAGAAATAAAGAAAGTGATCGACAAATGCTTAAGCAGCGTTTGCAGTTCATTACCCAAAATCAGGAAAAACTTACCCAGGATATCGCCCAGGCAAAACAGCGACTTACCCAACTGGAGAGCCAACTGGAAGATTACCGGGGAGAATTGAATGCTGAAAAGAGGGTAGAAGCTCGCCTGGAATTAGAATTGACGACTGCGGAAGAAAAGTTGGCACAAATACGCGCTAGCCATGGTTCCGTAAAGGCCAATCTAGACAGTATTGTCGGAGAACAGCAATCTGTCGAACGTGAAGTTTTTGAGCAGGAGAAACGAAGAGCCATTAACCAAAGTCGGATGGATAATTTCGAGCAGCAAAAAGCTCGAAATACCCAGGACATGGCCACTCGTGAGGAGGATATGCGCGATTTGAACGACCGCCTCAAAGCACTGGAAGCCAAGGAAAAAGAAGCGCTCAAAGATGTAGAAGCCCTAGAGTTAGCCGAAGAACAGCGCCAACAAAAAGTTGCGGAATCTGAAGCCCGACTGGAAGACCTCAATCAACGGCGCACCAAAGTCAATCGTACCCTTGATGCCAAGCGCAATGAGTATAAGTTGACCAAGAGCATGATCGAAAGTCTGGAAGGCTTTCCAGAATCGATACGCTTTTTGAATCAAAATAAAAGCTGGAAACAGGATGCTCCTTTGTTATCGGATCTTCTGTACGTTAAGGAGGACTACCGCGTAGCGATTGAGAATTATCTGGAGCCTTACCTGAATTATTACGTGGTCGAGAACCTCGAAGAAGCGTATGAGGCGATTCAGTTGTTGGGGCGTAGCCAAAAAGGCAAAGCCAATTTCTTCATCCTGGATGCTTTCAAAGAATACCTTCCTCCGGCAGAATTTTTGCCCTCAGGGATGCTGTTTGCTGCTGATCTGATTGAAACGGAAGACAAGTATCGCCGACTGGTGGCTTATCTTCTCGAAAAAGTACTCGTCACTGAGGGGGAAGACGTTAAAGCAGCTAATGCTGGAGGCGATTGGATTGTCCTTGGCCGGAGTGGTCGTTTTATTCGTCGACGCTTTAGTGTATCAGGTGGATCAGTGGGTTTGTTTGAAGGAAAGAAGATTGGCCGTAAGAAGAACCTGGAAATCCTGGAAAAAGCCATCGCTCAGGGCGAAAGAGAAGAGCAAAAGCTCTCAACGGAATACTTTCAGGAGAAAAACGACCTGGAGCGCCTAAAGCAGCAACGCAGTCAGCAAGGAATTCAACAGGCGCGGCAGGCACTGAATCAAATTTCACAACAGAAAGTTTCCTTGCTTACCAGGCTTGAGAATTTCCAGTCGTTCATGAGTGATATGCTCCAGAAAAATGAGCAGTTGCAAGCGGACATCCGCCGCATGGAGGAAGAAAACAAGGAAATCGAAGCCCAACTGGCAGGCGGCCAACGACGAGTAGCAGAAATAAAAGCGCAAATCGCTAATACCGACGGTAGCTACCGGGAAATTGCCGAAGAATTAAGTGCTGCTTCTGCCGCTTTCAATGAGAAGAACATCTCCTTTATTCGTCAGCAAAACCGGGTGACGGCACTTCAGCAGGAACTGTCTTTTCGCGAAAAGCAACTTACGGAAATCAACACCGTCCGCAAAAGCAATGAAGCCTCATTGCTTGGTAGCCAAGAAGAGATTCAAAATACGCAGACCAAAGTCGATGATTTAGAGATTGAACTTCAGGGGCTTTACGAAGAAAAAACCAAGCGAGAAGCTGGTTTAACAGCGGCTGAACAGGCATACTTTGAAGCACGTGGTGGCATCAATGAGTTGGAAGACAAGCTTCGCAAAGTGGGTCGCCTGCGCCAGGATGCCCAAATCTTGATCAACCAACTGAAAGACAAATTCAGTAGTGTAAAATTCGACATCAGTACGGTGGCCCAACGCCTACGGATAGAGTTCTCGATTGACGTGAATGAGTTTATCAACCAAGAGGCAGAGATCGATGAGCAGGTTGAAAAAATGGATCCTACCGAGCTCGAACTCAAGGTAGAACGCATGAAAAGCCGGATCGACAACTACGGCGAGATCAACCCCATGGCCGTCGAAGCCTACGATGAGATGAAAGAACGCTTTGACACCATCACCACCCAGCGAGAGGATATTGTGGCAGCCAAAGACTCTTTGATTCAAACCATCAAGGAAATTGAAGAAACGGCTACCGTTCAGTTTTTGGATGCCTTTGACAAGGCCCGGATTTACTTTATTGATGTATTTCGCAGTCTCTTTACGGAAGATGACAACTGTGACCTGATCTTGCTCGAACCGGAAAATCCACTGGAATCAAAGATCGAAATCGTAGCGAAGCCTAAAGGGAAACGCCCACAATCTATCAGCCAGTTATCGGGTGGAGAAAAAACATTAACGGCCACGGCCTTGCTTTTTGCCCTTTACCTGCTTAAGCCTGCACCGTTCTGTATTTTCGATGAGGTCGACGCCCCTCTGGATGATGCCAACATCACCAAGTTCAACCGCATCATCAAGAAATTCAGTAAGGAAAGCCAGTTCATCATCGTCACCCACAACAAGCTCACCATGGAAGCTGTAGATACCATCTACGGTGTATTCACCAATGAGAAAGAGGGAAGTGGGGTACTACCCGTAGAATTCTCGGAATTGGATGGTAGTGGCTTCTTTAAGGCCGCGCAAACGACGTAA
- a CDS encoding SDR family NAD(P)-dependent oxidoreductase: protein MQTLNIPVSLAYCAENEEVASKIATDLAPVITLQKVAIQRDQEQSLASKLKGFEGAIILLISDNFLRSTKCMESGLSMLNEHGHDVLPVVIPGYRLAENGEKEVVATSFERVSDIIQYINFWQDRYLDLRRQKREDERLDNEGFASHLKAVRDISGEAGEFIRLLRSNLHLELYQFQHNAYQQLFIFLDETEAGDAFRESFAEETPTPTQPETPTVAEVVATETAEEEVPPLDLTGIPGIDLLPSTPTFDEEEKENGDNQEDFGIEILEGEPEEHPEEEDFGMEVLEGDPSENEAQEDVEEEAELLVEKAWRLADSDAMSDGITLLEAGLESFPNNEALRYNYALLLAQDDRAEEASEQVNFLLTKNPQHENGLFLAAELADLAGQPALARKYLARLVSINEQGADVWFRLGELSLQAEPNATGKAVKYFKEAAKREGTPEDAYYQLGLLYAGALDHPKKALKAFQKTIEINPEHSFVYYDLALLHHRQHEHEQAYHAYQQAISINPEFKTPENDAVFKLMAHKSDLQQEQNTLQALKDNVSRLEALIQQREASALLESEAGKGKCILITGATSGIGKATAAKFAANGYRLIITGRRAERLQALQQEWKERYGTESHLLVFDVRSAEAVQAAIDSLPAEWSTIDILMNNAGKAKGFDPIHEGHLEHWDEMIDTNIKGLLYLTRAVTPGMVARGHGHVINVASTAGKEVYPKGNVYCATKFAVDALTKSMRLDLHQHGVRVSQVAPAHVEETEFALVRFDGDQEKANIYEGFQPLTSRDVAATVYFIAQQPAHVNILDVVLQGTQQASSTVIDRSGRDRYQEEE from the coding sequence ATGCAAACATTAAACATCCCCGTATCACTAGCTTACTGTGCTGAAAACGAAGAGGTTGCAAGTAAGATTGCCACTGATTTGGCACCGGTCATCACCTTGCAAAAAGTAGCTATTCAAAGAGACCAGGAACAAAGCCTGGCCAGTAAGCTAAAAGGATTTGAAGGCGCCATTATTTTATTGATCAGTGATAATTTCCTTCGTTCTACCAAGTGTATGGAGAGCGGATTGAGTATGCTCAATGAACATGGCCACGATGTACTGCCGGTGGTTATTCCCGGCTACAGGTTGGCGGAAAATGGTGAAAAAGAAGTTGTTGCTACCAGTTTTGAAAGGGTTTCTGACATTATTCAATACATCAACTTCTGGCAAGATCGCTACCTCGATTTACGTCGTCAAAAACGGGAAGATGAACGCCTGGATAATGAAGGATTTGCAAGCCACTTGAAAGCAGTTCGGGATATTTCAGGGGAAGCCGGAGAGTTTATCCGCCTTTTGCGTAGTAACCTACATTTAGAACTTTACCAATTCCAACACAATGCTTATCAGCAACTTTTCATCTTCCTGGATGAAACTGAGGCAGGAGATGCTTTCCGCGAAAGCTTTGCAGAGGAAACCCCAACACCAACGCAACCGGAAACCCCAACAGTAGCGGAAGTTGTAGCAACAGAAACAGCGGAAGAAGAAGTCCCACCTCTGGATTTAACCGGTATACCAGGAATAGACTTACTCCCTTCCACTCCTACCTTCGATGAAGAAGAAAAGGAAAATGGCGATAATCAAGAAGACTTTGGCATAGAGATATTAGAAGGAGAACCAGAAGAACATCCGGAAGAAGAAGATTTTGGGATGGAGGTGCTAGAAGGCGATCCCTCCGAGAATGAGGCACAAGAGGATGTGGAGGAAGAAGCCGAATTGCTAGTGGAAAAAGCATGGCGCTTAGCCGATAGCGACGCTATGAGTGATGGTATAACATTGTTAGAAGCCGGGCTTGAATCTTTTCCTAACAATGAAGCTTTGCGCTACAATTATGCGCTACTACTTGCACAGGATGATCGTGCGGAAGAAGCCAGTGAGCAGGTCAACTTTTTGCTAACCAAAAATCCGCAACACGAAAATGGCTTGTTTCTAGCAGCAGAATTGGCCGATTTAGCAGGACAACCAGCCCTTGCTAGAAAATATTTGGCCCGCCTGGTGAGCATCAATGAACAGGGAGCTGATGTATGGTTTCGCTTAGGCGAATTAAGCCTTCAAGCAGAGCCTAACGCTACGGGAAAAGCGGTAAAATACTTTAAGGAAGCTGCAAAAAGAGAAGGTACTCCCGAGGATGCTTATTATCAACTAGGGCTCTTATATGCCGGTGCACTTGATCATCCTAAAAAAGCACTAAAGGCATTTCAAAAAACCATAGAGATCAATCCTGAGCACTCTTTTGTTTATTATGACTTGGCACTTTTGCACCATCGCCAGCATGAACACGAGCAAGCTTACCATGCTTATCAACAAGCTATTTCCATTAACCCGGAGTTCAAAACTCCAGAAAATGACGCGGTCTTCAAGCTTATGGCCCATAAATCTGATCTTCAACAAGAACAAAACACCTTACAAGCCCTCAAGGACAATGTAAGCCGATTAGAAGCCCTGATTCAGCAACGAGAAGCTTCTGCGCTTTTGGAAAGCGAAGCGGGTAAAGGGAAATGTATCCTGATCACGGGAGCTACTTCAGGAATTGGTAAAGCGACGGCCGCTAAGTTTGCTGCCAATGGCTATCGGCTTATCATCACTGGCCGCAGGGCTGAAAGACTTCAAGCCCTCCAACAAGAGTGGAAGGAACGCTACGGCACGGAGTCTCACCTACTCGTCTTTGATGTACGTTCTGCAGAGGCTGTGCAAGCTGCTATCGATAGTCTGCCCGCAGAGTGGTCTACGATTGATATATTGATGAATAATGCGGGTAAAGCCAAGGGCTTTGATCCTATTCACGAAGGGCATCTTGAGCATTGGGATGAAATGATTGATACCAATATCAAAGGCCTGCTCTACCTTACCAGAGCGGTCACCCCGGGCATGGTGGCTCGCGGACATGGGCACGTCATCAATGTTGCCTCTACTGCGGGCAAAGAGGTTTACCCTAAAGGCAACGTCTACTGCGCCACCAAATTTGCAGTAGATGCCCTCACCAAGAGTATGCGACTTGATTTACACCAGCATGGTGTGCGGGTGAGCCAGGTAGCTCCGGCCCACGTGGAAGAAACTGAATTCGCACTGGTACGCTTTGATGGTGATCAGGAAAAAGCAAACATCTACGAAGGATTTCAACCACTGACCAGTCGTGATGTGGCAGCCACCGTATACTTTATTGCCCAACAACCCGCTCACGTAAATATCCTCGACGTTGTCCTCCAGGGCACACAGCAAGCAAGTAGCACGGTCATTGATCGTTCGGGAAGAGATAGGTATCAGGAAGAGGAATAA
- a CDS encoding TlpA family protein disulfide reductase produces MKLAPLLLAAIALLTLTTCLRMENPYTKIPPGVWRAVLQLDPSAVTPNPKGEYREDKLGLTFDEVTNGELPFNFEVEYTDDTTFQIVFLNGDERIVVKDVSFGRSKYRAKDSIRINFPIYDTYIVGLYEEGLIEGEYVVNYRENYSIPFIAHFGENHRFTKIPKAPALDLSGIWEVTFGPGGDESAAFAGIGEFVQNNNQLSGTFRTETGDYRYLEGEVSGNKAYLSVFDGAHAFLFEAQIDADNETMVGSFRSGKHYRTIWEARRNSEATLKSPYELTKVIDGGQAIDFTFPNTKGEPVSLSDEAFAGKAKLVQLMGTWCPNCKDETQFLLDYFSKNPHPDLQVISIGFERYRDEERALAALGRYQERNEIPYPVLWGGYYDKEEASKALPMLNEIISYPTLLFIDKENRVRKIHTGFDGPATSRFEAFQEEFEQSIQQLLSAS; encoded by the coding sequence GTGAAACTTGCTCCTTTACTTTTGGCTGCCATTGCCCTGCTCACGCTTACTACTTGTTTGCGGATGGAAAATCCGTATACCAAAATCCCCCCCGGTGTTTGGCGAGCAGTCCTGCAACTTGATCCTAGTGCTGTCACCCCCAATCCTAAAGGCGAGTACCGGGAAGACAAGCTTGGGCTCACTTTCGACGAAGTGACCAATGGTGAACTTCCCTTCAATTTCGAAGTAGAATACACCGACGACACCACTTTTCAAATCGTGTTTCTCAATGGAGATGAAAGGATTGTCGTCAAAGATGTCTCTTTCGGCCGCAGCAAATACAGGGCAAAAGATTCCATCAGGATCAATTTTCCTATCTACGATACTTATATCGTAGGGCTCTATGAGGAAGGTCTGATTGAGGGAGAATATGTCGTTAATTACCGCGAAAATTACAGCATTCCCTTTATTGCTCATTTTGGTGAAAACCATCGTTTTACTAAAATCCCTAAAGCGCCCGCGCTGGATCTATCCGGTATTTGGGAAGTTACCTTTGGCCCTGGTGGCGATGAATCAGCAGCCTTTGCAGGTATTGGAGAATTTGTTCAAAACAACAACCAGCTCAGCGGCACTTTCCGTACGGAAACAGGCGATTATCGCTATCTGGAAGGAGAAGTCTCTGGCAATAAAGCTTATTTATCAGTTTTCGATGGTGCACATGCTTTTTTGTTTGAGGCTCAGATTGATGCTGATAACGAAACAATGGTAGGTTCTTTCCGTTCTGGCAAACACTATCGCACCATTTGGGAAGCGCGTCGAAACTCGGAAGCTACACTCAAAAGCCCCTATGAGTTGACGAAGGTCATTGATGGCGGCCAAGCTATCGATTTTACGTTCCCTAATACCAAAGGGGAGCCAGTGAGTCTATCTGATGAAGCATTTGCCGGCAAGGCTAAACTCGTGCAACTGATGGGGACATGGTGCCCTAATTGCAAGGACGAGACCCAGTTCTTATTGGATTATTTTTCAAAAAACCCTCATCCTGACCTTCAGGTAATAAGCATTGGTTTTGAGCGTTATCGAGACGAGGAAAGAGCATTGGCCGCACTTGGACGCTATCAAGAACGCAATGAAATTCCTTATCCTGTTCTTTGGGGAGGCTATTACGACAAAGAAGAAGCTTCCAAGGCATTGCCCATGCTCAACGAAATCATCTCCTACCCTACCTTGCTTTTCATTGATAAGGAAAATCGGGTAAGAAAAATTCATACAGGATTTGATGGGCCAGCTACCTCCCGCTTCGAGGCTTTCCAAGAAGAATTCGAGCAAAGCATTCAACAATTGCTTTCAGCATCCTAA
- a CDS encoding dicarboxylate/amino acid:cation symporter: MKNLPLHWKIIIGLFLGIIYAFFSVKWGWNKFTIDWIDPFGTIFIRLLKFIAVPLVLLSIISGISTLPDLSKLGRMGAKTMAAYLITTVAAVGVGLILVNIAQPGATIAQDQRIKNRIKYELWVQQTDGVEILDGKHFLSDPAYANFRDAAASELVDELNRAQEDPSLSKKMADASQMKEAGPLQFFVDFVPENIFQSLSDGKLMLQVIFFGIFFGIVLLMIPREKAEPVMAFIDGTNEVFLKMVEVVMNAAPFFVFALMAGVIAKMASTTAEVIEIFKGLAAYSLVLVAGLAFMIFVFYPLLMKIFVRELPYAAFFRKISPAQFLAFSTSSSAATLPVTLECVRDNLGVSKNVSNFVLPIGATVNMDGTSLYQAVAVVFMAQMHFVDLSIAQQATIVLTATLASIGSAAVPSAGLVMMIVVLQSVGLNPAWIAIIFPVDRILDMCRTVVNVTGDATVSTLIAKSEGDLDMEILNS, from the coding sequence ATGAAGAACCTACCGCTGCATTGGAAAATTATTATTGGCCTGTTTTTAGGTATTATCTACGCTTTCTTTTCTGTGAAGTGGGGCTGGAACAAGTTTACAATTGATTGGATTGATCCATTTGGAACCATTTTCATCCGCCTGTTGAAGTTCATTGCTGTCCCCTTGGTATTACTTTCTATCATTTCAGGCATCAGCACCTTACCTGATTTATCCAAACTAGGCAGGATGGGTGCCAAGACCATGGCGGCCTACCTGATTACAACCGTCGCGGCTGTGGGGGTTGGCCTCATTTTGGTAAATATTGCTCAGCCAGGTGCAACTATCGCACAAGATCAACGTATCAAGAACCGGATAAAATATGAGCTTTGGGTTCAGCAGACAGATGGTGTAGAAATATTGGATGGTAAGCATTTTCTTTCGGATCCTGCTTACGCTAATTTTAGAGATGCTGCGGCTTCTGAATTAGTAGACGAACTCAACCGTGCACAGGAAGATCCATCACTTTCTAAAAAGATGGCGGATGCTTCGCAAATGAAAGAAGCAGGCCCTTTGCAGTTTTTCGTGGATTTTGTCCCCGAAAATATTTTCCAGTCGCTTTCAGACGGAAAATTGATGTTGCAAGTCATCTTCTTCGGCATCTTTTTCGGTATCGTTCTTTTGATGATTCCAAGAGAAAAAGCCGAGCCAGTGATGGCCTTTATCGACGGCACCAACGAGGTTTTTCTGAAGATGGTTGAGGTGGTAATGAACGCTGCCCCATTTTTTGTCTTTGCGCTAATGGCTGGCGTCATTGCAAAAATGGCGAGTACAACGGCAGAGGTCATTGAAATTTTCAAAGGATTAGCTGCGTATTCCCTTGTTTTGGTTGCGGGCTTGGCCTTTATGATTTTTGTGTTCTACCCCTTGTTGATGAAGATTTTTGTGAGAGAACTGCCTTACGCGGCTTTTTTCAGAAAGATCAGTCCAGCACAATTCCTGGCCTTTTCTACCAGTTCCAGTGCTGCTACCTTACCAGTAACCCTGGAGTGTGTTAGAGATAACCTTGGTGTATCGAAGAACGTATCCAACTTTGTCTTGCCGATTGGAGCGACTGTCAACATGGATGGCACGAGCCTTTATCAAGCAGTGGCAGTCGTATTTATGGCTCAAATGCACTTTGTAGATCTGTCTATCGCTCAGCAAGCAACCATTGTGTTAACCGCAACATTGGCCTCGATTGGATCAGCAGCGGTGCCTTCAGCAGGCTTGGTGATGATGATTGTTGTCCTGCAATCCGTAGGATTAAATCCTGCCTGGATAGCCATCATCTTCCCTGTCGATCGTATTCTCGATATGTGTAGAACAGTTGTTAATGTCACTGGTGACGCAACCGTTTCTACTTTGATCGCCAAATCGGAAGGAGATTTGGATATGGAAATATTAAATTCCTGA
- the hemE gene encoding uroporphyrinogen decarboxylase, translating to MRLENDLLLRVAQGAEVERPPVWLMRQAGRILPEYRALRAKLSGFKELVETPALAAEVTLQPVDILGVDAAIIFSDILVIPEAMGLTYEMIEKKGPSFPTTIKSRQDIDDLITGETAASELTYVYDALTLTKKQLAGRVPLIGFAGAPWTIMAYMVEGGGSKTFSKARKMLFREPAMAHALLEKITITTIAYLKQKVKHGADLIQLFDSWAGILSPELYREFAIPYLRQITEALREDGTPVTIFAKDAWFALPDLAALPCQVIGLDWTQQPAELRKSLQTDKAFQGNLDPCQLYAPGEKVAAATKKMLSTFGKKHIANLGHGVYPDTPLEGVRAFIQTVQSHRY from the coding sequence ATGAGATTGGAAAACGATTTATTGCTACGTGTTGCTCAAGGAGCAGAAGTAGAGCGCCCCCCAGTGTGGCTGATGCGTCAGGCAGGAAGAATATTACCGGAATACCGTGCTTTGCGGGCAAAGCTTAGCGGGTTTAAAGAACTTGTGGAGACCCCCGCCTTGGCGGCAGAGGTAACCCTGCAACCTGTTGATATTCTGGGTGTGGATGCTGCCATTATCTTCTCCGACATATTGGTTATCCCCGAAGCTATGGGGCTGACTTACGAGATGATTGAGAAGAAAGGGCCCTCTTTTCCTACAACGATCAAATCTCGTCAAGACATCGATGATTTGATCACGGGTGAGACAGCGGCTTCAGAACTTACCTACGTTTATGATGCTTTAACCCTCACGAAAAAACAATTAGCCGGTCGGGTGCCGCTGATCGGTTTCGCGGGTGCTCCCTGGACCATCATGGCTTATATGGTGGAAGGTGGCGGAAGCAAAACTTTTTCCAAAGCCCGCAAGATGCTATTCCGTGAACCAGCAATGGCGCATGCACTGCTTGAAAAGATTACCATTACAACCATTGCTTATCTAAAACAGAAGGTCAAGCACGGGGCAGATCTTATCCAGTTGTTTGACTCCTGGGCTGGAATTTTATCTCCTGAGTTGTACCGGGAGTTTGCTATTCCTTATCTACGCCAGATTACTGAAGCATTGCGTGAAGACGGTACGCCAGTGACGATCTTTGCCAAAGATGCCTGGTTTGCGCTTCCTGATTTAGCCGCATTGCCATGCCAGGTGATTGGTTTGGATTGGACGCAGCAACCTGCCGAGTTACGTAAATCTCTCCAAACAGATAAAGCTTTTCAGGGCAACCTTGATCCTTGCCAGCTTTATGCTCCCGGAGAAAAAGTAGCAGCAGCTACTAAAAAAATGCTGAGCACCTTTGGCAAAAAACACATTGCCAACCTTGGCCATGGTGTTTACCCGGATACCCCGCTTGAAGGCGTCAGGGCTTTTATTCAAACGGTACAATCCCACCGCTATTAG
- the accD gene encoding acetyl-CoA carboxylase, carboxyltransferase subunit beta yields the protein MGWFKRLKDGIQTATRNKKEAPEGLWYKCKRCKETSTMKELRENAYKCPHCNYHVRIGSYDYFDLIFDGNFDLMFEEFRSKDHLHFVDLKSYPERLNSAYKKTGLTDAITVAKGKVNRRPLVIAAMDFQFIGGSMGSVVGERISRAIDHCRETRTPFMIISKTGGARMMESAFSLMQMAKTSAKLSTLAKAGVPYFSFMTDPTTGGVTASFAMLGDINFAEPEALIGFAGPRVIKETIKKELPEGFQTSEFVLEHGFLDFIVDRKDLKERISDLLQLFEK from the coding sequence ATGGGTTGGTTCAAGCGACTTAAAGACGGTATTCAGACAGCAACGAGGAACAAGAAAGAAGCTCCTGAGGGGCTTTGGTATAAATGTAAACGTTGTAAAGAAACTTCTACCATGAAGGAGTTGCGGGAAAACGCTTACAAGTGTCCTCACTGCAACTATCATGTAAGAATAGGTTCTTACGATTACTTTGACCTCATCTTCGATGGCAATTTCGATTTGATGTTCGAGGAGTTTCGTTCAAAGGATCATCTTCATTTCGTAGATCTAAAATCTTATCCCGAAAGGCTCAACAGTGCCTATAAAAAAACGGGACTTACGGATGCTATTACCGTTGCGAAAGGCAAGGTCAATCGCCGCCCACTGGTTATTGCAGCGATGGATTTTCAGTTTATCGGAGGTTCCATGGGCTCGGTTGTGGGGGAAAGAATTTCTCGTGCTATTGACCATTGCCGTGAGACCCGCACGCCCTTCATGATTATTTCCAAGACGGGTGGTGCCCGAATGATGGAATCTGCTTTCAGCTTGATGCAGATGGCGAAAACATCTGCTAAGCTGAGTACCCTGGCCAAAGCTGGCGTGCCTTATTTCTCTTTTATGACAGATCCTACCACGGGAGGCGTTACGGCTTCTTTCGCAATGCTGGGGGATATCAACTTTGCGGAACCAGAAGCACTGATTGGTTTTGCGGGTCCTCGTGTCATCAAAGAAACGATTAAAAAAGAGCTGCCTGAAGGATTTCAAACTTCGGAATTTGTACTGGAGCACGGTTTCCTTGATTTCATTGTAGATAGAAAAGATCTTAAAGAGCGGATCTCCGATCTACTCCAGCTTTTTGAGAAGTAA